TATTGGGCAATATCTTTTCAATGCAAGTTTTGAGTTTTACCAAAAATACTAAAACTATAAACATAAAAAAAGGCAGCCAAAAAAATTGGCAGCCCAAAGACTTTTATAAATATTTTCTTTTAATTAATCTATTTTCTTAGAACCACCAAAAGATTGGTTGATATTAGCAAAAGCTAATTCGTTGTTTTTAACTACAATCTTATTACTAGCGATACGCGGATTATCTTGTTTTCTTCCTCCTCCAGTAGAACCATCTACAGGAGAAACTATGCTTGATTTTTCATTAGAAAGAGTTGTTGAAGCTGGTAATGCAAATGAAGTTGCTACTGCTACTAAAGAAAATAATCCGAATGTTAAAGCTGTCTTTTTCATGATCTGAGGGTTTTAATGTTTGTTTTAAATTTTTGGAGATGAATCGCTGTTTACTTGCGAATCCGAGTGTAAAACTAACACCGAGATCGAAAAAAATTTATACGAAAAATTGAGTTTGTGGTAGATCGTACCCAATTGATAGTCAATGGGTAGCAAATTAATGTAATCGCTTAATTTTTAGACTTCTAGATAATTTCCTGCTGCAAAATCGGCAATAATTTGCTCTACATTTGCTCGATAGGTTTTAGAAAAAGGAATCTTCTTAGTGGAGTTTTTTATGTAACATATTGAGTTTCCGCTATGAATTCTTGAAATGTAATTTCGATTAATTACATAACTGTTATGAATACGGATAAAAGGATATGTCAAAACACTTTCAAAATGCTTTAAAGTTTTAAACGCCGTAATCATTTCGCCAGTATTTAAATAAATATCCGTCGAGTTATTATCGGCTTGAAAATAACAAATATCTTCTGCATTTAAATATCGATAATCGCCATATGATTTTATACAAATGGTTAATGGTTTTTGAATGTTTTGCGGAATCGTGATCTGATTCTCAATAACAGAAGAAGGTTCTTCTCTAAACGGAGCAATTTGCATCTCTAAATTGGCCCTATTGAGTTTTAAAATTGTTTTTAGAAGATCGTTTGATAGAATCGGCTTTAATAGATAATCAAAAACGCCATATTGAATAGCATCAAAAGCTTTATCTTTTTGCTTTGTGGTTATAATAATTTTTGGAATCTGCTGAAAAAAACGATGAAGCTCGCTAATAAAAGTCAAAGACAAATGACTCGATGCATTTTGGGGCTCGATTTCGAGAAAAATCAAAGCTGGCTGGTGTTCTAAAACCAATTTTAAACCGTCCTGAAAAGTTGATGCCGATGCCATAAAAGATAATTCTGAAAAACCTGAAGCGGTTGTTTGAGTTTTCAAAATACTCTCAGCGTCATCATCAATTATAATATACGAATACTTTTTCAATTTCGGTTTTTGTTGGTTTTCTCACTACGCAATCATAATCAAAAAATTGCTTTTATTGAATGTAATGAAGAAAAAAATTGCTCTTGACGGTATTACAAATTTAAAATTACGGATTTAAACATTTTAAACGCCTCATTGTTAAAACATTAAACCCGAATGTTAATACATAAAGATGAAATGCAAAAAAAGCCGATAAAATACCTTTTTTTTAAAATCAAAAATCCCAAACTCCTTTATGGAATTTGGGATTTCTATAATAAACTGTAAAGATTACATTTTCATTAACCAGTTTTTCATCGAAACTTCGTTTTCGATAATACCTCTTAATTCAGTAATTTTTACACGATCTTGTTTCATTGTATCTCTATGACGAATTGTTACTGTTTCGTCTTCAAGAGTTTGATGATCTACTGTTATACAGAAAGGCGTTCCTAAAGCATCTTGTCTTCTGTAACGACGTCCTACAGCATCTTTTTCATCATACGCCACATTGAAATCCCATTTCAAATCTTCAATGATTTTTCTTGAAACTTCTGGCAAACCATCTTTTTTAACCAATGGCAATACCGCTGCTTTTGTTGGCGCTAAAACTGCTGGCAATTTTAAAACTGTTCTTGTAGAACCGTCTTCTAATGTTTCTTCTTTTAATGAAGTTGCAAAAACAGCCAAGAACATACGATCTAAACCAACAGAAGTTTCTACTACGTAAGGAACATAGTTTTCGTTTAATTCAGGATCGAAATATTGTAATTTTCTTCCAGAATATTCTTCGTGCGCTTTCAAATCGAAATCGGTACGAGAGTGAATTCCTTCTAATTCTTTAAATCCGAATGGGAAATTAAATTCGATATCCGCTGCTGCATTTGCGTAGTGCGCTAATTTTTCGTGATCGTGAAAACGATAATTTTCTTTTCCTAACCCTAAAGATAAATGCCATTTCAAACGAGTTTCTTTCCAATATTCGTATGATTTCATTTCTTCTCCTGGACGTACAAAAAATTGCATTTCCATTTGTTCAAACTCACGCATACGGAAAATAAACTGTCTTGCTACAATTTCATTTCTAAACGCTTTACCGGTTTGAGCAATTCCAAAAGGAACTTTCATACGGCCCGATTTCTGAACATTTAAAAAGTTAACGAAAATACCTTGAGCTGTTTCAGGACGTAAATATAAATCCATAGCGTTTTCTGCAGAAGCTCCCAATTTTGTTCCGAACATTAAGTTAAATTGTTTTACCTCTGTCCAGTTTTTAGAACCAGTTTCAGGATCAGCAATTTCAAGTTCTTCGATCAAAGCTTTAACATCAGCCAAATCTCCGTTTCCTAAAGAACGCCCTAAACGCTCTCTAATTTCTTTTTCTTTAGCCAAATATTCAACTACACGAGCGTTTGTAGTTACAAACTCTTGTTCGTTGAATGCATCGCCAAAACGAGCTTTTGCTTTGTCAATTTCTTTTTGCGCTTTTTGGTGAATTTTTTCAGCATGATCTTCAACCAAAACGTCAGCTCTATATCTTTTTTTAGAATCTTTATTATCAATTAATGGATCATTGAATGCATCAACGTGTCCAGAAGCTTTCCAAGTTGTTGGATGCATCAATATTGCAGCATCAAGGCCGACAATATTTTCATTCATTTGAACCATTGATTTCCACCAATATTCACGGATATTCTTTTTTAATTCGACACCATTTTGTGCATAATCATATACAGCACTTAATCCGTCGTAAACTTCGCTTGACGGAAAAATAAATCCGTACTCTTTTGCGTGCGAAACCACATTCTTAAATATATCTTCTTGTTTTGCCATAGTGATGCAAAAATATAAAAACTACCTATATAAAAAAGAAAAATTATGAAGATTGACGTGTTGATTTTGTTACTTTTGTAAATAAAATCTCTCTTTTTGTGATTAATTATCTAATAAATCTGTTTTTCCCTAAAGTCTGTAGCGGATGTCGTGCTCTTTTACTTCAAAACGAAACGGTTTTCTGCACAATTTGCCGACATGAAATGCCTCTTACTCAATATCATTTAGATCCGAAAAATGAGGCTATGAAAAAGTTTTATGGCAAAGTTGATATTCAATTTGCTGCTACATTTTTGTATTTTAATAAAAAGGGGATTGTCCAAGAATTAATTCATAATTTAAAATACAAAGGTCATCAAGAAATTGGCACTGTATTAGGAAGCTGGTATGTTGAAGATTTAAAAGAACTTCAACTTGAAATTCCTTTTAATGCTGTTATTCCCGTTCCCCTTCATAAAAAAAAGTTTAAGGAACGTGGCTATAACCAAGTTACTACTTTTGGAAAAGAAATAGCATCTGGTTTAGAAATTCCTTTTGAGGAAAATATTTTAATTCGAAAGATCTATTCTAAAACACAATCCAAAAAGAATCTTTTGGGAAGATCTGAAAATATCGAAAACATTTTTGATGTTGAATTTACGGAAGCCGATTGCAACAAACATTTCTTAATTGTTGACGACGTCCTTACAAAGGGCGCAACAATTGAGGCTTGTTCGTTAGCTTTATCAAAAATTCCAGGTGTAAAAATCAGTATGATTTGTATGGCAATGGCCCATTAGGAATTTGCAAAAGTTTAGTTCACTAATATCTTCTTCACTACTTTTCTTTCCCCATCTGTAACTGTTAAGAAATAAAGACCTGAAGGTACATTTGGCAATTGAATGTCTTGAATAAAATATCCTGAACCTTGAAAAGTCCTCTCGTAAACGTATTTCCCAACAATATCATTAACATAGACTTTAATTTCGCTTACTGAATCTCTGCTAAATTGTACTGTGAAACTTCCTTTATTTGGATTTGGGTATGCCACAAAGTCAACATTCTCAAAGTCGTCGTTCCCTAAGGTATAGGTTTTATTACAAATATTTATCGAAGCAGAGTTAATAGTTCCTGTCATTCCAACCTTATCGTCAATAACTCTAAAAGTCCATGTACCTTGCGAATTTTCTCCATTAAAAGCACTTAATAAAGTTGACGGAATCACAATTTGACTTGTTGTTGTACCACAGCTTAATGTAGATCCGCTATCATCAAACTGCAAAGCAAGAGTTGAATTTGTGCTGGCGCAATTTTTATTGAATAAAGTGACAACTGTTCCTTTCGGGCTTACGATTTCCATAGTCAAATCTGAAAATCTCGCATGTGTTACATTTACTGAAACATTGACATCTGAAATAGACCCAGAAGAAGCGGGCACAGAAACCGTTCTATTTACATAGGCATCAATCCCTGTCGAATATCCGCCTCCAAAATTGTAAGACGAACAAGATGTAGAAACGGTGTATCCTACAGCAAAGGGAGTACTATTGACAGCATAATAAATATTACCAACCGGCTCTATTAAAAGTCGGCAATTTGTAGAAGCCTCAATTTCTGATGGAACCAATATGGTTTCTGTTCCATCATTTGGAGTATTGTTTGCTAAAACAATTGGAAATGTTAATCCGCCGTCTAGTGATAATTTTATATTCAAGTTTGACGATCCAGGAAGCGTATTTGTGTTATTTACGCTCCAAGTAATGGTTTGAGCCGATTCTTTTGCCCATCCAATATCACCTTCTTTTTGTGAAGTTACAGCAAATGGCCCAGCAGCAGCAGTTACTGTTACAACCATTGCATCTGTATAAGTTTGTCCTTTTCCTTGTGCAGCATTGTCTCTTCCCGTAAGGGTAAAATTCATTGTTTTTCCAATAGAAGAAACAGATTCCCAACTTGTAGTTAGCTGATTATTTAGTACAGAATTAAGAGCAGGCATATAACGAACTGGCGATGCAGTTGGTGTAAACGATCTAAACATTGGTCCATCTGGTTTTGTTGGAGAGGGAAAACTATTATTTCCAAAAGCCGTTGTTGCACTATCATATTGCTCCCAGGTATAGGTTATCGTATTACCTTCAGGATCAGAACCAGTTCCAGTTAAAATAAATGGAGTACTAATTGGAATGGTATAATCTGGACCGGCATTTATAACAGGTGGATTATTATCTACTATTGGAGTTGAAACTGGACACGTTTTTCCTGCCAAATTATTTTGTATCTGATTGATGCTCGCATAAGAAAAATAAGAGTCAGAGTGATTTTGAACATTATAACCATCTGTTACACCAGCATATCCCATAATTGTAGAACCGCTTCCCGGTTCATAGCATGCTCCCAATCCTTCATTTGCATGTGAAAAAGTATGCGTTGCCCCAAGCTGGTGTCCCATTTCATGAGCAACAAAATCAATGTCAAAATTATCTCCTTGAGGTTTCGCATCTGCCGGAGAAGTATAGGCACTACCCTTTCCAACAGAATTGCTAGGAGTTGGACTGTCGCATACACAGCCAATACAACTGGCAAGCCCGCCCCCGCCAGAGCCTCCAAACAAATGACCAATATCATAATTAGCCTCACCAATAACGCTCGTCAATGTTGTCTGAATTTCTTTGGGCCAAGTCGGATTATTATTGTCAGCACCAATACTTGGAATAGAATAAGGATCTGTAGAAGCATCTGTATAAATAACAGCATCATTATTAGCAATTAAAATTACTTCTACTGCAAGGTCCCTATTAAAAACACCATTTACTCTAGTTAAAGTAGCATTCATTCCTGCCA
The Flavobacterium humidisoli DNA segment above includes these coding regions:
- a CDS encoding LytR/AlgR family response regulator transcription factor; amino-acid sequence: MKKYSYIIIDDDAESILKTQTTASGFSELSFMASASTFQDGLKLVLEHQPALIFLEIEPQNASSHLSLTFISELHRFFQQIPKIIITTKQKDKAFDAIQYGVFDYLLKPILSNDLLKTILKLNRANLEMQIAPFREEPSSVIENQITIPQNIQKPLTICIKSYGDYRYLNAEDICYFQADNNSTDIYLNTGEMITAFKTLKHFESVLTYPFIRIHNSYVINRNYISRIHSGNSICYIKNSTKKIPFSKTYRANVEQIIADFAAGNYLEV
- a CDS encoding glycine--tRNA ligase, translating into MAKQEDIFKNVVSHAKEYGFIFPSSEVYDGLSAVYDYAQNGVELKKNIREYWWKSMVQMNENIVGLDAAILMHPTTWKASGHVDAFNDPLIDNKDSKKRYRADVLVEDHAEKIHQKAQKEIDKAKARFGDAFNEQEFVTTNARVVEYLAKEKEIRERLGRSLGNGDLADVKALIEELEIADPETGSKNWTEVKQFNLMFGTKLGASAENAMDLYLRPETAQGIFVNFLNVQKSGRMKVPFGIAQTGKAFRNEIVARQFIFRMREFEQMEMQFFVRPGEEMKSYEYWKETRLKWHLSLGLGKENYRFHDHEKLAHYANAAADIEFNFPFGFKELEGIHSRTDFDLKAHEEYSGRKLQYFDPELNENYVPYVVETSVGLDRMFLAVFATSLKEETLEDGSTRTVLKLPAVLAPTKAAVLPLVKKDGLPEVSRKIIEDLKWDFNVAYDEKDAVGRRYRRQDALGTPFCITVDHQTLEDETVTIRHRDTMKQDRVKITELRGIIENEVSMKNWLMKM
- a CDS encoding ComF family protein, whose protein sequence is MKKFYGKVDIQFAATFLYFNKKGIVQELIHNLKYKGHQEIGTVLGSWYVEDLKELQLEIPFNAVIPVPLHKKKFKERGYNQVTTFGKEIASGLEIPFEENILIRKIYSKTQSKKNLLGRSENIENIFDVEFTEADCNKHFLIVDDVLTKGATIEACSLALSKIPGVKISMICMAMAH
- a CDS encoding reprolysin-like metallopeptidase; translation: MKKQLLYIFLIFCFANANAQDALWQKVTSSSLLRKADGASSSKLYYKLNANLLSSKLVSASSKTAKNTSSEITIPNTDGNLERFAVWESSNFDPDLQAKYPQIRSYEGRGIDDKSAKIYFSVAPIGMQTMVFRTAKPTEYIEQNPDNKSEYVLFKSADNADSRALLNCKTIHSISENKSTTTAKTTSSAKQFKTLRLALSCTGEYAAYFGGTKEGALAGMNATLTRVNGVFNRDLAVEVILIANNDAVIYTDASTDPYSIPSIGADNNNPTWPKEIQTTLTSVIGEANYDIGHLFGGSGGGGLASCIGCVCDSPTPSNSVGKGSAYTSPADAKPQGDNFDIDFVAHEMGHQLGATHTFSHANEGLGACYEPGSGSTIMGYAGVTDGYNVQNHSDSYFSYASINQIQNNLAGKTCPVSTPIVDNNPPVINAGPDYTIPISTPFILTGTGSDPEGNTITYTWEQYDSATTAFGNNSFPSPTKPDGPMFRSFTPTASPVRYMPALNSVLNNQLTTSWESVSSIGKTMNFTLTGRDNAAQGKGQTYTDAMVVTVTAAAGPFAVTSQKEGDIGWAKESAQTITWSVNNTNTLPGSSNLNIKLSLDGGLTFPIVLANNTPNDGTETILVPSEIEASTNCRLLIEPVGNIYYAVNSTPFAVGYTVSTSCSSYNFGGGYSTGIDAYVNRTVSVPASSGSISDVNVSVNVTHARFSDLTMEIVSPKGTVVTLFNKNCASTNSTLALQFDDSGSTLSCGTTTSQIVIPSTLLSAFNGENSQGTWTFRVIDDKVGMTGTINSASINICNKTYTLGNDDFENVDFVAYPNPNKGSFTVQFSRDSVSEIKVYVNDIVGKYVYERTFQGSGYFIQDIQLPNVPSGLYFLTVTDGERKVVKKILVN